In one window of Hevea brasiliensis isolate MT/VB/25A 57/8 chromosome 10, ASM3005281v1, whole genome shotgun sequence DNA:
- the LOC110668207 gene encoding F-box/kelch-repeat protein At1g55270-like → MGSLSPQSPLRSSQDNPPSNHCIYVSFCCRDASPNTNMSNWIECYSPSINAWRHVTRIPGLVENHTLKGFSMASIDDSIYIIGGRLSHKLPGHVQDEEDLEVQSSVLRYNVRDNKWHKCASLSTPRFDFACTVNDNKIYVAGGKCALTCPRGISSAEVYDPALDEWKALPNMSTLRYKCVGVTWQGKIHVVGGFAERGNSNAEGPWHILERCSAEVYDSEHDRWNLMLGMWQLDVPPNQIVAMSGNLFSSGDCLNAWKGHIEAYDGKLNMWNEVDGSHLETLSSPISTSDATEDNWPPIQRLYLTMAPIGTHLYFLAGYRLPGEISRSMSVVHVFDTSANEYGWRSFEPMEEEGEKELCSHCCVVRQTL, encoded by the coding sequence ATGGGTTCTCTTTCCCCTCAATCGCCTTTACGATCTTCACAAGATAATCCTCCCTCAAATCACTGCATATATGTATCATTTTGTTGTAGAGATGCATCGCCTAACACCAACATGTCCAACTGGATAGAGTGTTACAGTCCTTCAATCAATGCTTGGCGCCATGTTACCAGAATCCCTGGACTTGTTGAAAACCATACACTAAAGGGTTTCTCCATGGCTTCCATTGATGACTCAATTTATATAATTGGAGGCCGGCTTTCCCATAAGTTACCCGGCCATGTCCAAGATGAAGAAGACCTTGAAGTACAATCATCAGTTCTACGTTATAATGTACGTGACAATAAATGGCATAAATGTGCCTCACTAAGCACACCAAGGTTTGATTTTGCTTGCACTGTAAATGACAATAAAATCTACGTGGCCGGAGGAAAGTGTGCGCTGACATGCCCACGTGGAATTTCATCTGCTGAGGTGTATGACCCGGCTCTTGATGAGTGGAAAGCACTGCCCAATATGAGTACTTTGAGATACAAATGTGTTGGGGTGACATGGCAAGGGAAAATCCATGTGGTGGGAGGTTTTGCTGAGAGAGGCAACTCCAATGCAGAAGGGCCTTGGCACATATTGGAACGGTGTTCTGCTGAGGTGTATGATTCAGAGCATGATAGGTGGAATCTGATGTTGGGGATGTGGCAATTAGATGTGCCACCTAATCAAATAGTAGCTATGAGTGGCAATTTGTTCAGCTCTGGAGATTGCTTAAATGCTTGGAAGGGTCATATCGAGGCCTATGATGGGAAACTTAATATGTGGAATGAAGTTGATGGATCACATTTAGAAACTCTATCTTCTCCTATTTCAACATCAGATGCCACAGAGGATAATTGGCCACCCATCCAACGGCTTTACCTTACCATGGCTCCTATTGGAACCCACTTGTACTTCTTGGCAGGTTACCGTTTGCCAGGTGAGATCTCAAGATCAATGTCGGTTGTCCACGTATTTGACACATCAGCAAATGAATATGGCTGGAGGAGTTTTGAACCCATGGAAGAGGAAGGTGAAAAAGAGCTTTGCAGTCACTGCTGTGTTGTTAGACAGACCTTATAG
- the LOC110668208 gene encoding uncharacterized protein LOC110668208, protein MGCCMSSRAVREPHQPKAPDYHRPPPKRPAPEPKSSHVPITSLDEETVKEVLSETPIPKVPQMSPSPQQKNTQNPVVYEPKSQENKRKEEKEEEVERTPEISQASEICSVTNTYSTATTATTATAVTEIRDDEVTSKKRVNRSPSKLPRKRPYNGERERGIKPPGKRELSSQATTTQRNVGSSRVGRDLGERSARRSRSPATRKTSGGVSRGGRAGGSPANVTGKSGGRRGEAGSGVKKEEKREENDSVLMQQQQGNEPVSLENPLLSFECFIFV, encoded by the coding sequence ATGGGTTGTTGTATGAGCTCCAGAGCAGTAAGAGAGCCGCATCAACCCAAAGCCCCAGACTACCACCGTCCTCCACCAAAACGTCCTGCACCAGAACCCAAGAGCTCTCATGTTCCCATAACTTCACTTGATGAAGAAACAGTCAAAGAAGTCCTTTCTGAAACCCCCATCCCAAAAGTACCACAAATGAGTCCATCACCACAACAGAAAAACACCCAAAACCCCGTCGTTTATGAACCTAAAAGCCAAGAGAACAAACGCAAAgaagagaaggaagaagaagtagAAAGAACCCCTGAAATCTCTCAAGCCTCAGAGATTTGCAGCGTTACTAACACTTACTCAACTGCAACAACAGCGACAACTGCTACTGCTGTAACAGAGATAAGAGATGACGAAGTAACGAGCAAGAAAAGAGTCAACAGATCTCCATCGAAACTCCCCAGAAAGCGTCCGTACAATGGCGAGAGAGAAAGAGGAATAAAACCTCCGGGAAAGAGGGAGTTATCAAGTCAAGCGACGACTACACAGCGTAATGTGGGGTCTAGCAGAGTCGGAAGGGATCTAGGTGAGAGGTCTGCCCGGCGATCAAGGTCACCGGCGACGCGGAAGACGTCCGGTGGTGTTTCAAGGGGTGGTCGTGCGGGAGGGAGCCCAGCAAATGTGACTGGAAAATCCGGTGGCAGGCGAGGGGAAGCAGGGAGTGGAGTAAAGAAAgaggagaaaagagaagaaaacgaCAGCGTTTTGATGCAGCAGCAGCAGGGGAATGAGCCTGTTTCTCTTGAGAACCCACTTCTGTCCTTTGAATGTTTCATCTTTGTGTAA
- the LOC110668248 gene encoding lipoyl synthase, mitochondrial → MFHSRFTPLARAVKSTKPRFFSSLVEAAKPQFPQTLAGLRARLASESPSLSDFTDLQSNNSYSVEVGTKKKPLPKPKWMKEAIPGGEKYVQIKKKLRELKLHTVCEEAKCPNLGECWSGGETGTATATIMILGDTCTRGCRFCNVKTSRTPPPPDPDEPVNVAEAIASWGLDYVVITSVDRDDLLDQGSGHFAQTVQKLKALKPNMLIEALVPDFRGDPGCVEKVAKSGLDVFAHNIETVEELQSVVRDRRANFKQSLDVLMMAKDHASTGTLTKTSIMLGCGETPEQVVKTMEKVRAAGVDVMTFGQYMRPSKRHMPVSEYITPEAFEKYRTLGMEMGFRYVASGPMVRSSYKAGEFYIKSMIESDRAASSQLPNS, encoded by the exons ATGTTTCATTCTCGCTTCACACCCCTAGCTCGCGCCGTCAAATCCACGAAACCCCGCTTTTTCTCCTCCCTAGTCGAGGCCGCAAAACCCCAATTCCCCCAAACTCTTGCTGGTCTCCGTGCCCGTTTAGCCTCCGAGTCCCCTTCCCTTTCCGACTTCACCGACCTCCAGTCTAATAACTCCTACTCCGTTGAAGTGGGCACCAAGAAAAAACCCCTTCCGAAGCCCAAATGGATGAAGGAAGCAATCCCCGGTGGCGAAAAGTACGTCCAGATCAAGAAGAAGCTCAGGGAATTGAAGTTGCATACTGTTTGCGAGGAGGCTAAGTGTCCTAATTTGGGTGAGTGCTGGTCTGGTGGCGAGACAGGAACTGCTACTGCCACCATTATGATTCTTGGGGATACCTGTACTCGTGGTTGCAG GTTTTGCAATGTGAAGACATCGCGTACTCCTCCTCCACCTGATCCGGATGAGCCTGTCAATGTGGCCGAGGCAATTGCATCGTGGGGTTTGGATTATGTCGTTATTACTAGTGTGGATCGTGATGATTTGCTCGATCAAGGGAGTGGTCATTTTGCTCAGACTGTGCAAAAGCTGAAGGCTTTGAAGCCAAACATGCTGATAGAAGCATTGG TTCCGGATTTTCGAGGAGACCCTGGATGTGTAGAGAAAGTTGCAAAATCAGGATTAGATGTTTTTGCTCACAATATTGAGACAGTTGAAGAACTTCAAAGTGTTGTACGGGATCGTCGTGCAAATTTTAAGCAATCTTTGGATGTTTTAATGATGGCCAAAGATCATGCTTCCACTGGAACACTTACCAAGACTTCAATAATGTTAGGCTGTGGGGAAACACCTGAACAGGTTGTGAAAACAATGGAGaaagtgagggcagcaggtgttGATGTGATGACTTTTGGCCAGTATATGAGACCATCAAAGCGTCATATGCCAGTATCTGAATACATTACCCCTGAGGCTTTTGAGAAGTACAGAACACTTGGCATGGAAATG GGATTTCGGTATGTGGCATCAGGTCCCATGGTCAGATCATCATACAAGGCAGGCGAATTTTATATCAAATCCATGATAGAATCAGATCGGGCTGCATCTTCACAACTTCCTAACTCTTGA
- the LOC110668245 gene encoding protein SYM1 isoform X3, translated as MFRSGLVGFTLHGSLSNYCYQFCEALFPFEDWWLVPAEVAFDQTVWAAVWNSIYFTVLGFLRLESPANIFSELTATFWPTLTAGWKLWPFAHLITYGVILVEQRFLWVDHVELIWVAILSRGSDI; from the exons ATGTTTAGATCAGGCCTTGTTGGGTTTACTCTTCATGGATCCCTTTCTAATTATTGCTACCAATTTTGTGAG GCTCTTTTTCCTTTTGAAGATTGGTGGTTGGTCCCTGCCGAAGTTGCCTTTGACCAAACAGTGTGGGCAGCAGTTTGGAATAGCATCTATTTCACAGTGTTGGGTTTCTTGCGTTTGGAGTCCCCAGCCAATATTTTTAGTGAACTGACAGCAACATTTTGGCCAACGTTGACT GCAGgatggaagctttggccatttgCTCATTTGATTACATATGGTGTTATCCTTGTTGAGCAAAGATTTCTTTGGGTGGACCATGTGGAACTCATCTGGGTTGCCATACTCTCTAG AGGCTCGGATATCTGA
- the LOC110668249 gene encoding uncharacterized protein LOC110668249, producing MGGDEGGSWGTGTVPPPIVSPLNLQREEHWRHFDNSVNAVSFGFVATAILISMFLVMAIFERFLRPRSLSSSSSSAASTRTPTDLEANVVLHSKLDCPSPKMTVYAKGVSVLMPGEDVPTFLAHPTPAPCSPEHIIKPFHQHSPWPQLQAENLTS from the exons ATGGGTGGGGATGAAGGTGGTAGCTGGGGCACAGGCACAGTGCCACCACCAATTGTGTCTCCTTTGAATTTACAAAGAGAAGAGCATTGGAGACATTTTGATAACTCTGTCAATGCTGTTTCTTTTGGGTTCGTAGCTACTGCTATTCTAATATCAATGTTCCTTGTTATGGCCATTTTTGAAAGATTTCTCAGGCCAAGATCATTGTCCTCTTCCTCCTCCTCTGCTGCTAGCACTAGGACTCCCACGGATCTCGAGGCTAATGTGGTTCTCCATTCCAAGCTCGATTGCCCATCTCCAAaa ATGACAGTGTATGCCAAAGGAGTATCAGTGTTGATGCCAGGAGAGGATGTTCCTACTTTCCTTGCACACCCAACTCCTGCACCTTGCTCTCCTGAGCACATCATAAAGCCATTTCATCAACACAGTCCTTGGCCTCAACTTCAAGCTGAAAACCTAACGTCATGA
- the LOC110668192 gene encoding indole-3-acetic acid-amido synthetase GH3.10, giving the protein MEPAAASLSIETNGSHGYDVDIIAWFDHVSEKAGLVQTETLRRILELNWGVEYLKKWLGDIKIQDMDACALESLYTSLVPLASHADLEPYIQRIADGDTTPLLTQQPITTLSLSSGTTEGRQKFVPFTRHSSQTTLNIFSLAAAYRSRVYPIREGGKILELIYSSKQFKTKGGLTVGTATTHYYASEEFKIKQEKTKSFTCSPAEVISGGDYKQSTYCHLLLGLFFCDQVEFITSTFAYSIVQAFGAFEEMWKEICNDIKEGSLSTRITLPKMRTSVLDIISSSPNPSLASRIEENCKKLENLDWVGLIPKLWPNAKYVYSIMTGSMQPYMKKLRHYAGGIPLVSADYGSTESWIGVNVDPSLPPENVTFAVIPTFSYFEFMPLYRQNQDFSTAIDDFIEDEPVPLSKVKVGQEYEIVLTTFTGLYRCRLGDVVEVAGFHKGTPKLNFICRRKLILTVNIDKNTEKDLQQVVERGSQLLNKARAELVDFTSHADVVNQPGHYVIYWEIKGEVEEGVLRECCREMDASFVDHGYVVSRKAHSIGPLELCIVERGTFKKILDYFVGNGAALSQFKTPRCTSNQVLLSILNMCAIKRFSSTAYA; this is encoded by the exons ATGGAACCAGCAGCTGCTTCTTTGagtattgaaaccaatggaagccATGGATACGATGTCGACATTATTGCTTGGTTCGACCATGTGTCAGAGAAAGCTGGCCTTGTTCAGACGGAGACTCTTCGCCGGATTCTTGAACTCAACTGGGGTGTGGAATATCTCAAGAAATGGTTAGGGGACATCAAAATCCAAGATATGGATGCATGTGCATTGGAATCTCTCTACACCTCTTTGGTGCCTCTTGCCTCCCATGCAGATTTGGAGCCTTATATTCAGAGAATTGCAGATGGGGACACAACTCCTCTACTCACTCAACAACCAATAACCACTCTCTCTTTAAG CTCTGGAACCACAGAAGGGAGACAGAAGTTTGTTCCCTTCACTCGCCATAGCTCCCAGACAACTCTTAATATTTTTAGCTTGGCAGCTGCTTACAGATCAAG GGTCTATCCGATAAGGGAAGGAGGGAAGATCCTAGAGTTGATATACAGCAGCAAACAGTTCAAAACGAAAGGAGGTTTAACAGTGGGAACAGCTACAACCCACTACTATGCAAGTGAAGAGTTCAAGATCAAGCAAGAAAAAACCAAGTCCTTCACATGTAGCCCAGCAGAAGTCATTTCTGGTGGAGACTACAAGCAATCCACTTATTGCCATCTTCTTCTTGGTCTCTTCTTCTGTGATCAAGTAGAGTTCATAACCTCCACTTTTGCCTATAGCATAGTACAAGCCTTTGGAGCATTTGAAGAGATGTGGAAAGAGATTTGCAATGACATTAAAGAAGGAAGTTTAAGTACAAGAATCACCTTGCCTAAGATGAGGACATCTGTGTTGGATATCATCTCATCATCTCCTAACCCAAGCTTAGCTTCAAGAATTGAAGAAAACTGCAAGAAGCTAGAAAATCTGGACTGGGTTGGTCTGATTCCTAAATTGTGGCCTAATGCCAAGTATGTATACTCTATAATGACAGGGTCCATGCAACCTTACATGAAAAAACTAAGGCATTATGCTGGGGGTATACCATTAGTGAGCGCTGATTATGGATCCACAGAGAGTTGGATTGGGGTTAATGTGGATCCCTCTTTACCTCCAGAGAATGTTACTTTTGCAGTAATACCCACTTTTTCTTATTTTGAGTTCATGCCACTTTATAGACAGAATCAAGATTTCAGTACAGCCATTGATGACTTCATAGAAGATGAGCCGGTTCCACTCTCTAAAGTTAAAGTTGGACAAGAGTATGAGATTGTTCTCACTACTTTTACTG GGCTTTATAGATGCAGATTAGGAGATGTAGTGGAAGTGGCTGGTTTCCACAAAGGGACCCCCAAACTGAACTTTATATGCAGGAGAAAGCTAATACTAACAGTGAACATTGACAAGAATACTGAAAAGGACCTTCAACAAGTGGTGGAGAGGGGGTCTCAGCTACTGAACAAGGCTAGAGCAGAGCTTGTAGATTTTACTAGCCATGCTGATGTGGTGAACCAACCTGGTCACTACGTAATTTACTGGGAAATCAAAGGAGAGGTAGAGGAGGGTGTTCTTAGAGAGTGTTGCAGAGAAATGGATGCTTCTTTTGTTGATCATGGTTATGTGGTTTCAAGAAAAGCACATTCAATCGGACCACTAGAGCTTTGCATTGTGGAAAGAGGAACTTTCAAGAAAATCTTGGATTATTTCGTAGGAAATGGCGCTGCACTTAGCCAATTCAAGACTCCTAGGTGCACTAGCAACCAGGTCCTCCTCAGTATTCTCAATATGTGTGCCATTAAAAGGTTTAGCAGCACTGCATATGCCTAA